From a single Brassica rapa cultivar Chiifu-401-42 chromosome A01, CAAS_Brap_v3.01, whole genome shotgun sequence genomic region:
- the LOC103829793 gene encoding probable nucleoredoxin 1 yields the protein MAEIAKEVNGGDARDLHSLLSSPARDFLIRNNGEQVKIESLKGKKIGLYFSAAWCGPCQRFTPQLVDIYNELSSNVGFEVVFVSGDEDEDSFKDYFSKMPWLAVPFTDSETRDRLDEVFKVRGIPNLVMIDDEGKLVNENGVGVIRSYGADAYPFTPEKMKEIKEEEERARREQTLRSVLVTPSRDFVITRDGNKVPVSQLEGKTIGLLFSVASYRQCKEFTSKLEEVYKKLKENNEDFEIVLISLEDDEEAFKQDFETNPWLALPFNDKSSSKLTRHFMLSTLPTLVILGPDGKTRHSNVAEAIDDYGVVAYPFTPEKFEELKAIEKAKLEAQTLESLLVSGDLNYVLGKDGAKVLVSELVGKNILLYFSAHWCPPCRGFTPKLVEVYKQIKEKDEAFELIFISSDRDQESFDEYYSQMPWLALPFGDPRKTSLARTFKVGGIPMLAALGPTGKTVTKEARDLVGAHGADAYPFTEERVKEIEAKYNEMAKEWPEKVKHVLHEEHELELTRVPVYICDKCDEEGQIWSYHCDECDFDLHAKCALKEDANINGDDAVKEGGGESQDGWVCDGNVCTKS from the exons ATGGCTGAAATTGCGAAGGAAGTGAACGGTGGCGATGCTAGGGATCTCCACTCGCTTCTCTCTTCTCCGGCGAGAGATTTCCTCATTCGTAACAACGGCGAACAG GTGAAAATTGAGAGCTTGAAAGGGAAGAAGATTGGATTGTACTTCTCAGCTGCGTGGTGCGGACCATGTCAGCGTTTCACTCCCCAGCTGGTTGACATATACAACGAACTCTCTTCCAATGTTGGTTTCGAGGTTGTCTTTGTCTCAGGGGATGAGGATGAAGACTCCTTTAAAGACTACTTCTCCAAGATGCCGTGGCTCGCTGTCCCTTTCACCGATTCCGAAACCCGTGACCGCTTGGATGAGGTTTTTAAGGTGAGGGGGATTCCCAACCTGGTGATGATTGATGATGAGGGTAAACTTGTGAATGAGAATGGTGTCGGTGTCATTCGAAGCTATGGAGCTGATGCTTATCCTTTCACTCCCGAGAAGATGAAGGAGATCaaagaggaagaggagagagCGAGGAGAGAGCAGACTTTGAGGTCTGTCTTGGTGACTCCTTCTCGGGACTTTGTCATTACTCGAGATGGAAACAAGGTACCTGTATCCCAACTCGAAGGGAAAACCATCGGTCTTCTCTTCTCGGTGGCATCTTACAGGCAATGTAAGGAGTTTACTTCCAAGCTTGAAGAGGTCTATAAGAAGCTGAAGGAGAATAACGAGGATTTTGAGATTGTGCTCATATctcttgaagatgatgaggaggcTTTTAAGCAGGACTTTGAGACCAACCCATGGCTGGCGTTGCCGTTCAATGACAAGAGCTCGTCGAAGTTGACTAGGCACTTCATGCTGTCAACGTTACCGACCTTGGTCATTCTCGGACCCGATGGAAAGACCCGCCACTCGAATGTTGCTGAAGCTATTGATGACTATGGAGTTGTTGCATATCCTTTCACTCCGGAGAAGTTTGAAGAACTCAAGGCGATAGAGAAGGCAAAGCTAGAGGCTCAAACGCTCGAGTCTCTTCTTGTCTCGGGTGATCTCAACTACGTTCTCGGAAAAGATGGGGCTAAG GTGCTTGTGTCTGAGCTGGTGGGGAAGAACATTCTTTTGTACTTCTCAGCTCACTGGTGTCCTCCATGTCGCGGTTTCACACCAAAGCTTGTTGAAGTTTACAAGCAGATAAAGGAGAAGGATGAAGCGTTTGAGCTCATCTTCATCTCCAGTGACCGGGACCAGGAATCATTCGATGAGTACTACTCGCAGATGCCGTGGCTAGCTCTTCCATTTGGTGATCCTAGGAAAACGTCTTTGGCACGAACCTTTAAGGTCGGTGGCATCCCCATGCTAGCGGCTCTCGGACCAACTGGGAAAACCGTTACTAAAGAAGCAAGGGACCTCGTGGGAGCCCATGGAGCTGATGCTTACCCATTTACCGAGGAACGTGTGAAGGAGATTGAAGCCAAGTACAATGAGATGGCAAAAGAGTGGCCTGAGAAGGTGAAACATGTTCTTCATGAAGAACACGAGCTAGAGCTGACTCGCGTTCCGGTTTACATATGTGATAAGTGTGATGAAGAAGGGCAAATCTGGTCTTACCATTGTGACGAGTGCGACTTCGATCTTCATGCCAAGTGTGCTTTGAAAGAGGATGCCAACATAAACGGCGATGATGCTGTGAAAGAAGGTGGTGGCGAGTCCCAGGATGGTTGGGTTTGTGACGGAAACGTGTGCACTAAGTCCTAA